Proteins from a genomic interval of Methanoplanus endosymbiosus:
- the mtrD gene encoding tetrahydromethanopterin S-methyltransferase subunit D: MSALGGGSGGGEGINPVGTVVGIVLLLISLGLIYVLSPGMALMALIGVIVGGLLIGFGVHFVPVGGAPAAMGQSPGIATGVTMLAAGAGLAGLFGGAWAAELGFGVALAGGAIGGGLMMAITCLMVNVVYVYAMGIPAASGKVAKDPITGDTFEAYKSQGTEGHGLPFVSYVGGVIGGALGGLGGTLIYLELLSVYEEFLPAALNAPAEQIIPLAVSMAGVFAVGMFLVNAVIAAYNITGTIEGPHDPKFKRFPRAVIGCAVASAVCGLMAILVAVL; this comes from the coding sequence ATGAGTGCACTCGGCGGAGGTTCCGGTGGTGGAGAGGGAATTAATCCTGTAGGAACAGTAGTTGGTATTGTACTTCTGCTGATTTCACTGGGTCTGATTTACGTCTTATCACCAGGAATGGCACTGATGGCTCTTATCGGAGTTATTGTCGGTGGTCTTCTCATCGGTTTTGGTGTTCACTTTGTTCCTGTCGGAGGAGCTCCGGCAGCTATGGGTCAGTCACCAGGTATTGCAACTGGTGTTACCATGCTTGCAGCAGGTGCAGGTCTCGCAGGCCTCTTTGGCGGAGCATGGGCAGCAGAACTTGGTTTCGGAGTTGCTCTCGCAGGTGGTGCAATAGGCGGCGGTCTTATGATGGCTATCACATGTCTGATGGTCAATGTAGTCTATGTCTATGCAATGGGTATTCCGGCTGCATCCGGTAAGGTTGCAAAGGACCCAATCACAGGAGACACTTTTGAAGCATACAAGTCACAGGGAACTGAAGGACACGGTCTTCCGTTTGTTTCATACGTTGGTGGTGTCATCGGCGGTGCCCTTGGTGGTCTTGGTGGAACACTCATTTATCTTGAACTTCTCTCAGTCTATGAGGAATTCCTCCCTGCAGCGCTCAATGCGCCTGCTGAGCAGATTATTCCGCTCGCAGTAAGTATGGCAGGAGTTTTTGCAGTCGGTATGTTCCTTGTAAATGCTGTAATTGCAGCATACAATATTACAGGTACAATCGAAGGTCCTCATGACCCGAAATTCAAGAGATTCCCGCGTGCAGTCATTGGATGTGCAGTTGCTTCAGCAGTCTGCGGTCTTATGGCAATTCTGGTAGCAGTATTGTGA
- the mtrB gene encoding tetrahydromethanopterin S-methyltransferase subunit MtrB has protein sequence MGYIQVLPEYGLVADPVIGLVTTAGASLGPVIDEVERLEKITDDVVGMLSGEGSFRSSFPNREKALVYAGGVTAMWYGIAVGLLIAGVVALALL, from the coding sequence ATGGGATACATACAAGTTCTCCCCGAATATGGTCTTGTTGCAGACCCAGTTATTGGTCTTGTAACTACCGCAGGCGCATCACTCGGACCGGTAATTGATGAGGTTGAGAGACTTGAGAAGATCACAGATGATGTGGTCGGCATGCTCTCAGGAGAAGGTTCATTCCGTTCTTCTTTCCCGAACAGGGAAAAGGCCCTTGTCTATGCCGGAGGTGTGACTGCAATGTGGTACGGTATAGCTGTTGGATTACTTATTGCAGGTGTGGTTGCACTTGCATTGCTCTGA
- the mcrC gene encoding methyl-coenzyme M reductase I operon protein C: MPIGRVTQVVDCRESMGMGKGGGLAQRGTISECRHPDVIVVGMSPGRRHVTKPVCDITSGLRREGVEFSVSTLVLNAGSGVPPDAPAIAGSVLGAYFGLNPKETAQIEQHKVAILHHGNVRSHVVEKVRFILERCDIDAVVVSQAPVDYEDLAKVGVKTAYVMPSPDKVKTKGRVIRIVSGVTRGQTPTREKLAEVISAVMKSMKQ, from the coding sequence ATGCCTATAGGTCGTGTCACCCAGGTTGTTGACTGCCGCGAAAGTATGGGTATGGGTAAAGGTGGCGGCCTTGCCCAGAGAGGTACTATATCCGAATGCCGCCATCCGGATGTAATAGTCGTTGGCATGTCTCCAGGCAGGCGACACGTAACAAAACCAGTCTGTGATATAACATCAGGCCTCAGAAGAGAAGGTGTTGAATTTTCGGTCAGCACTCTTGTCTTAAACGCCGGAAGCGGCGTTCCCCCCGATGCTCCGGCGATAGCCGGTTCGGTTCTGGGGGCATATTTCGGCCTGAACCCGAAAGAAACTGCACAGATAGAGCAGCATAAAGTTGCAATTCTTCATCACGGCAATGTGAGATCTCATGTTGTGGAGAAGGTTCGCTTTATTCTCGAGAGATGTGATATCGATGCAGTTGTTGTATCGCAGGCACCTGTGGATTACGAAGATCTTGCAAAAGTTGGTGTTAAAACCGCTTATGTGATGCCGTCACCTGATAAGGTGAAGACAAAAGGCAGGGTCATTCGCATCGTCAGCGGAGTTACAAGAGGACAGACCCCTACAAGGGAGAAACTGGCAGAAGTTATTTCGGCTGTAATGAAATCAATGAAACAATAA
- the mcrA gene encoding coenzyme-B sulfoethylthiotransferase subunit alpha has translation MGKIERSQKLFLDALKQKFQGEDVESVKTTFYNFDGVRQSPRKREFMEATKAVEAKRGMAMYDPEHCHLGGLPMGQRQLMTYEVSGSGTFVEGDDLHFVNNAAMQQFWDTIRRSVIVGMDLAHATLQKRLGKEVTPETINEYLHILNHAMPGAAVVQEHMVETHPGLVDDCYVKVFTGDDEMADDIEPQFLINVEKLFPADQAEVLKAEVGKSMYQAIHIPTIVSRTCDGGTTSRWSAMQIGMSFIAAYRMCAGEAAVADLSFAAKHAGVVQMASILPARRARGPNEPGGIKFGLFSDIIQANRTHPNDPAKASLEVVGAGTMLFDQIWLGSYMSGGVGFTQYATAAYTDNILDEYTYYGMDYIKDKYGVDYTNPDPAKIVKPTQDVVNDIASEVNLNAMEQYEQFPTMMEDHFGGSQRAGVMAAACGLSTSIATGNSNAGLNGWYLSMLMHKEGWSRLGFFGYDLQDQCGSANSLSMEPDRGLIGELRGPNYPNYAMNVGHQGEYAAIVGAAHYGRGDAFCFNPLVKICFADPSIGFDYAEPRKEFARGAIREFMPSGERSLIIPAR, from the coding sequence ATGGGTAAAATTGAGAGATCACAGAAACTTTTCCTTGATGCACTTAAACAGAAGTTCCAGGGAGAAGACGTAGAATCAGTAAAGACAACATTCTACAACTTTGACGGTGTCCGCCAGTCCCCACGTAAGCGTGAGTTCATGGAGGCAACAAAGGCTGTCGAAGCAAAGCGTGGAATGGCCATGTACGATCCAGAGCACTGCCACCTTGGTGGTCTGCCAATGGGTCAGAGACAGCTCATGACCTACGAAGTGTCCGGATCAGGTACATTTGTAGAGGGTGATGATCTTCACTTCGTCAACAATGCAGCAATGCAGCAGTTCTGGGATACAATCCGCAGATCAGTTATTGTCGGAATGGATCTTGCACACGCAACACTCCAGAAGCGTCTCGGAAAGGAAGTTACTCCTGAGACAATCAACGAGTACCTCCACATCTTAAACCACGCAATGCCTGGTGCAGCAGTTGTTCAGGAACACATGGTCGAGACACATCCTGGCCTTGTCGATGACTGTTACGTAAAGGTATTCACCGGTGACGATGAGATGGCTGACGACATTGAGCCACAGTTCCTCATTAACGTTGAGAAGCTCTTCCCTGCAGATCAGGCAGAAGTTCTCAAGGCAGAGGTCGGCAAGTCAATGTACCAGGCAATCCACATACCAACAATTGTCTCAAGGACATGCGATGGTGGAACAACCTCCAGATGGTCAGCAATGCAGATCGGAATGTCATTCATCGCAGCATACAGAATGTGTGCAGGTGAAGCAGCAGTCGCAGATCTTTCATTCGCAGCAAAACACGCCGGTGTAGTTCAGATGGCATCTATTCTGCCTGCCCGCCGTGCACGTGGTCCTAACGAACCTGGTGGAATTAAGTTCGGTCTCTTCTCCGATATCATCCAGGCAAACCGTACACATCCAAACGACCCTGCAAAGGCATCCCTTGAGGTAGTCGGTGCAGGTACAATGCTCTTCGACCAGATCTGGCTCGGATCATACATGTCTGGTGGTGTTGGATTTACACAGTATGCAACAGCTGCATACACTGACAACATCCTCGATGAGTACACATACTACGGTATGGACTACATCAAGGACAAATATGGCGTAGACTACACCAACCCTGACCCCGCAAAGATCGTCAAGCCAACACAGGATGTTGTAAATGACATTGCATCCGAGGTTAACCTCAATGCAATGGAGCAGTATGAACAGTTCCCGACAATGATGGAGGATCACTTCGGTGGTTCACAGCGTGCCGGTGTCATGGCAGCAGCATGTGGTCTGTCCACATCTATCGCAACCGGAAATTCAAACGCAGGTCTGAATGGATGGTACCTTTCAATGCTTATGCACAAGGAAGGATGGTCACGTCTCGGATTCTTCGGATACGATCTTCAGGACCAGTGTGGTTCAGCAAACTCACTCTCTATGGAACCAGACCGTGGTCTCATTGGAGAACTGCGTGGACCAAACTATCCAAACTATGCAATGAATGTCGGTCACCAGGGAGAGTATGCAGCTATTGTAGGTGCAGCTCACTACGGACGCGGCGATGCATTCTGTTTCAACCCGCTTGTTAAGATCTGCTTCGCAGACCCATCAATCGGATTTGACTACGCAGAGCCACGTAAGGAATTCGCAAGGGGAGCAATCCGCGAGTTCATGCCATCAGGCGAGCGCTCACTGATCATACCAGCAAGGTAA
- the mtrC gene encoding tetrahydromethanopterin S-methyltransferase subunit MtrC has translation MSVEITVSEGGVPHNKIMMIGLVGAVVCLYLTYLNQMAGTEMFSFFGGIAAVLALWWGTDTIKHLCSYGLGTGVPSAGMIALGSGVIAMVLSTKLSAMGFVSSPLIIPIGCIIIAAILGAILGYIANNIVNMNIPVMVVSLAELCIVGAVTVLGLSAMVDGSFIFADLVTGSKEFFGVAVPDYQASVIGGGIIAVIFMLGGIAVQHAFNACLGPNESQDRTLMLAAECGFLSMIVVSIMSFAFISMTAAVVSFIVSVIGWVYTYNQYIVLSKRDAFMWLDAQPIREKEA, from the coding sequence ATGTCAGTAGAAATTACAGTCAGTGAAGGCGGAGTGCCCCACAATAAGATCATGATGATTGGTCTTGTCGGTGCAGTAGTCTGTCTTTATCTTACATACCTGAATCAGATGGCCGGAACAGAGATGTTCTCATTCTTTGGCGGAATCGCAGCAGTACTTGCACTCTGGTGGGGTACAGACACTATCAAGCACCTTTGCAGTTATGGTCTTGGTACTGGTGTCCCTTCAGCAGGTATGATTGCACTTGGTTCAGGTGTAATAGCAATGGTACTCAGTACAAAACTGAGTGCAATGGGATTTGTATCATCTCCGCTTATCATCCCAATCGGATGTATAATTATTGCAGCAATTCTTGGTGCAATTCTCGGATATATTGCAAATAACATTGTAAATATGAATATTCCTGTAATGGTTGTTTCACTTGCCGAACTCTGTATTGTCGGTGCTGTTACAGTCCTTGGTCTTTCAGCAATGGTTGACGGAAGTTTTATCTTTGCAGATCTTGTTACAGGCTCAAAGGAATTCTTCGGAGTTGCAGTTCCTGATTATCAGGCATCTGTGATTGGCGGAGGAATTATTGCAGTAATATTCATGCTCGGTGGTATTGCAGTTCAGCATGCATTCAATGCATGTCTGGGACCAAACGAGTCACAGGACCGGACACTTATGCTTGCAGCAGAGTGTGGATTTTTAAGCATGATTGTTGTCTCAATTATGTCTTTTGCATTCATCTCCATGACAGCAGCAGTTGTCTCATTCATCGTATCCGTAATCGGATGGGTTTACACATACAATCAGTACATTGTATTGTCTAAGCGTGATGCATTCATGTGGCTTGATGCACAGCCAATTCGCGAGAAGGAGGCCTGA
- the mtrE gene encoding tetrahydromethanopterin S-methyltransferase subunit E, whose translation MEELLFGIGISAVAGALATVSGAAEDTESDIGSQGDPNSQVQLAPQMGYIHRIYSKAISGEPPAYGLWCALGAGLAWALMAINYNPVLAIVLGSAIAVFVQGVYATTAYLGRTASLAKFEQPVYIDLIKSVTTVTMAHAFVAIFTCVSMCFLMVNALGHPFPLPLLGLVWGIALGAAGSATGNPFYGKERQYQTQAFGAGVPISASGNIVRYAEAGQRSSLDNGWFTSKMGGPASGVCFGLIVFLELWRTIFFEEFAAGWGAVIAGIVLILIFMIIDRFVETWARKTYGPYNTEESAEEASS comes from the coding sequence ATGGAAGAGTTACTGTTTGGTATCGGCATTAGTGCCGTTGCAGGCGCTCTGGCCACCGTTTCCGGTGCTGCGGAAGATACTGAGTCTGATATCGGTTCACAGGGTGACCCGAATTCACAGGTTCAGCTCGCTCCGCAGATGGGATATATTCATCGTATTTATAGTAAAGCTATATCCGGTGAACCCCCAGCATACGGACTTTGGTGCGCTCTTGGAGCAGGCCTTGCATGGGCTTTAATGGCGATAAATTATAATCCGGTACTTGCGATAGTCTTAGGATCAGCTATAGCTGTATTTGTACAGGGTGTGTATGCAACTACAGCATATCTGGGAAGGACTGCAAGTCTGGCGAAGTTTGAACAGCCGGTTTACATCGACCTTATTAAGTCGGTTACAACCGTGACTATGGCGCATGCATTTGTCGCAATCTTTACATGCGTATCAATGTGTTTCCTTATGGTAAACGCACTTGGACATCCGTTCCCGCTTCCGCTGCTGGGACTTGTCTGGGGTATCGCTCTCGGTGCAGCAGGATCTGCAACCGGAAATCCGTTCTACGGAAAAGAGCGCCAGTACCAGACACAGGCCTTTGGAGCAGGTGTACCTATCTCAGCATCCGGTAATATTGTCCGCTATGCAGAGGCAGGACAGCGCAGTTCGCTTGACAACGGCTGGTTTACATCTAAGATGGGCGGCCCGGCATCGGGTGTCTGTTTCGGACTTATTGTGTTCCTTGAACTGTGGCGTACAATCTTCTTTGAAGAATTCGCAGCAGGCTGGGGTGCAGTAATTGCCGGTATCGTGCTTATTCTGATCTTTATGATCATTGACAGATTTGTTGAGACATGGGCACGCAAGACCTATGGACCATACAACACTGAAGAGTCCGCAGAGGAGGCCTCATCATGA
- the mcrG gene encoding coenzyme-B sulfoethylthiotransferase subunit gamma, which produces MAYTPQYGPGTSVIAENRRRQMNPAVQLEKVREVTDEDIVLILGHRAPGSAYPTAHPPLAEQQEPDCPIRKIVAPTEGAKAGDRVRYIQFADSMYNAPSQPYQRTYSECYRFRGIDPGTLSGRQIVECRERDLEQYSKLLIESEMFDPALVSCRGATVHGHSLRLAEDGLMFDMLQRCILKDGNVKYVKDQIGEPLDREVDVGKPMDEEWLKAHSTIFHSLVGAAYRDDAEYIEYIQRIHALRTKYGFMPKEE; this is translated from the coding sequence ATGGCATATACACCACAGTATGGGCCAGGAACCTCTGTTATCGCTGAAAACAGGCGCAGACAGATGAACCCTGCAGTCCAGCTTGAGAAGGTTCGTGAGGTTACTGACGAAGATATCGTTCTTATCCTTGGTCACCGTGCACCAGGATCAGCATACCCAACAGCACACCCGCCGCTCGCAGAGCAGCAGGAACCAGACTGCCCAATCAGAAAGATTGTTGCACCAACAGAGGGAGCAAAGGCAGGAGACCGCGTACGTTACATTCAGTTCGCAGACTCAATGTACAACGCACCATCACAGCCATACCAGCGCACATACTCGGAGTGCTACCGCTTCCGTGGCATTGACCCGGGTACTCTTTCCGGACGTCAGATCGTAGAGTGCCGTGAGAGGGATCTTGAACAGTACTCAAAGCTTCTCATTGAATCAGAGATGTTTGACCCGGCTCTTGTAAGCTGCCGTGGTGCAACAGTTCACGGTCACTCACTGCGTCTTGCAGAAGATGGCCTTATGTTTGATATGCTCCAGCGCTGTATCTTAAAAGACGGCAATGTAAAGTATGTCAAAGACCAGATTGGAGAGCCACTTGACCGTGAGGTTGATGTAGGCAAGCCAATGGATGAGGAATGGCTCAAAGCACACTCAACAATCTTCCACTCACTTGTTGGTGCTGCATACCGTGACGATGCAGAATATATCGAATACATTCAGCGCATCCACGCACTTAGAACAAAATACGGCTTTATGCCAAAGGAGGAGTGA